The sequence GGCTATTCGGATTAGAAGCTGCGCTGACATACTGGGTGACCTTGATATATGACGTGACGCCGACGTCAACCGTACCGATCGAGATACCGGTGGTGACTTGGACGCCGTCGTACGTGAAGGTGACTGTCGCGCCGCCGGACACCGTCGCGATGCAGACTTGCTGATACCCACTCGTTGCCGTGCTCAGGAACGAGAAGATGACGCCCTGCTGTGTCGGACCCAATTGTGCGACTTGCAGTTCGAGCGTCCCGTCCAGTGACGTGTTGTTCGTCACCGAGTACGTCGTACTCGCGATGAGCAGGTTATTGACGCCCGGAGTGCCTGACGCTGCGCCAAGAACCGAGTTCGAGTAGATAACCGCGTTGAAGTTAATCTGCGGCGTGAAGCCCTCATTTGAGCCACTCAGCAGATATGCTCCATTGAAGTTGGTGTCTTGCGAGATGCGGTTGACCTCGAGCAATAGCTGCGAGACTTCCGCTTGCAGACTCAACTTGTCGTTGTCCGACGTAACGTCTGAGGACGCTTCAACTGCTAGGTTGCGAATGCGCTGCAGAATGTCGGTCTCGGTCTGCAGAGCGCCGTCCGCTACGGTCGCCGCGTTGTTCATGTCCTGGACGTTTTGACTCGCCGTATCGAACGCTTGAGCTTGTGCGTTTAAGCGAGTCGCGATTGCCAATCCCGAGGGATCATCTGCGGCCGTGTTGATCCGGAGACCACTCGAAAGTTGCGTTACTACCGTCTGAAGCCGATCCTGGTTGCGATTCAGGTCGAGCGTGACGGCATTGGCAAGTAGGTTGGTAGCAATAGAGAGGCCACCAATTCCTGGCATATTATCTTTTCCTCCTTGATCCGCGCCCGCAGTACGAGCACGGAACATCCTCCTAAAGATGTTGCGAAAAGATCT comes from Candidatus Baltobacteraceae bacterium and encodes:
- a CDS encoding flagellin codes for the protein MPGIGGLSIATNLLANAVTLDLNRNQDRLQTVVTQLSSGLRINTAADDPSGLAIATRLNAQAQAFDTASQNVQDMNNAATVADGALQTETDILQRIRNLAVEASSDVTSDNDKLSLQAEVSQLLLEVNRISQDTNFNGAYLLSGSNEGFTPQINFNAVIYSNSVLGAASGTPGVNNLLIASTTYSVTNNTSLDGTLELQVAQLGPTQQGVIFSFLSTATSGYQQVCIATVSGGATVTFTYDGVQVTTGISIGTVDVGVTSYIKVTQYVSAASNPNSPAFTIQDGADEGAVIQIGIQATNTQTLRLSNINVAGSIGTGSGTLAAEDAIGQIDYALDQLLNQRALLGATVVRLNEDEDNNNIAAVNLTASASNITDLNVAGATTEYTKLQILVQVGTSVLAQANSNANSVLPLFR